In a genomic window of Scyliorhinus torazame isolate Kashiwa2021f chromosome 5, sScyTor2.1, whole genome shotgun sequence:
- the LOC140419439 gene encoding uncharacterized protein: MEGKSIVHSAGKPYTCSVCGRGFSQSSGLTSHKCSHTEEKPWKCADCGKGFTVPSKLETHRHSHSGERPFTCSKCGKGFTKSSHLLSHQRVHTDERPFQCPDCGKCYKSSAELMRHQPVHTDERPFSCSHCGTGFRRSSDLTAHQRSHTGERPFTCSECGKGFTISAHLLNHQRVHTDERPFQCPDCGKCYKHSGNLMSHQRIHTDERPFRCFHCRTGFRRSSHFIAHQRIHTGERPFTCAKCGKGFTQSSALSTHQRIHTGERPFACSKCGKRFTQSSTLQNHYRIHTGERPFTCSKCGKGFTQLSHLLSHQRGHK; this comes from the coding sequence atggaaggaaaaagcatcgttcacagtgcggggaaaccgtacacgtgtagtgtgtgtggacgaggattcagtcaatcatcaggcctcacaagccacaaatgcagtcacactgaggagaaaccgtggaaatgcgcggactgtggaaaaggattcactgtcccatccaagctggaaactcatcgacacagtcacagtggggagagaccattcacctgttccaagtgtgggaagggatttactaagtcatcccacctgctgagtcaccaacgAGTTCATacagatgagagaccgtttcaatgtccagactgtgggaagtgctataaaagttctgcggaactgatgcgccatcaacctgttcacactgacgagagaccgtttagttgctctcactgtgggactgggttcagacgatcatctgacctcactgcacatcagcgaagtcacactggggagagaccattcacctgctccgagtgtgggaagggatttactatttcagcccacctgttgaatcaccagcgagttcacactgatgagagaccatttcaatgtccagactgcgggaagtgctataaacatTCTGGGaatctgatgagccatcaacgtattcacactgacgaGCGACCGTTCAGGTGCTTTCACTGCcgcactgggttcagacgatcatctcacttcattgcacatcagcgaattcacactggggagaggccattcacctgcgccaagtgtgggaagggattcactcagtcatccgctctctccacacaccagcgaattcacactggggagagaccattcgcctgctccaagtgtgggaagcgattcactcagtcatccaccctgcagaaccactatcgaattcatactgg